The Gasterosteus aculeatus chromosome 8, fGasAcu3.hap1.1, whole genome shotgun sequence genome has a window encoding:
- the LOC144411455 gene encoding uncharacterized protein LOC144411455 produces MDPPQTLCILLLLCSINAVVWACPGGCKCQETKILCSGLSDFPTSVPGSTTVLYFTSCSIHLLKPEDLHDFSNALRILLINDTVLREVLNGTFNSTPDINTIAFTATELEDLPETVFQNLQELETLNLNGNKLLVLRPKWFSQLAALKNLDLSRNLFNFVPVETFRSLTELKHLFLSGNNISQLPGETFNGLSKLKILRLNKNLLEELPLGSLDDLGNLEELSLQDNLITHLHHDLFSKTLKLQKLFLSHNRLTSLPQGIFLNVPLLSKISLYENQLESLGPGVFGPVALEELWLYDNRLRRVEDGAFRNLTQLRLLVLSRNQISSVSTGAFGGLEHLEEISLHTNLLTTLQAGLFQGLPSLVNISLEHNSISSLPSGFLRGLSSLGEIDLRNNSFPNLKQESLDALAIAKDVLLQQNPWRCDKDILPLRDWLKKHTSKTNQTLVVCETPFSLSGEIIVELAEENFLPLSFTENPALTPAETWRASHTPPTSSPALKATPTSEHQEVTSGGQGETGTTSNDTWIALIAIAVVAAVIISTVLVGCMCWRRTKRGRGNIGRRSKNSVL; encoded by the coding sequence ATGGACCCGCCCCAGACACTCTGCattctccttcttctctgttCTATCAACGCCGTTGTTTGGGCGTGTCCGGGTGGATGCAAATGTCAAGAAACCAAAATCTTATGCAGTGGCCTCTCAGACTTCCCCACATCTGTGCCCGGATCTACCACAGTTCTTTACTTCACCAGTTGCAGTATCCATTTGTTGAAACCGGAGGACTTGCATGATTTTTCCAACGCCCTTAGAATCCTTCTGATTAATGACACTGTTTTGAGGGAAGTGCTCAATGGCACATTTAATTCCACTCCGGACATAAATACCATAGCGTTTACTGCCACTGAGCTGGAAGATCTCCCTGAGACCGTCTTCCAAAATCTGCAGGAGCTTGAGACTCTGAATCTGAACGGCAACAAGCTCCTCGTACTCCGCCCTAAATGGTTTTCCCAGTTGGCAGCGCTGAAAAACCTTGACCTCAGTAGAAACCTTTTCAATTTTGTACCTGTGGAAACTTTTCGGTCGCTAACTGAGCTgaagcacctttttctttcGGGAAACAACATTAGTCAACTGCCTGGAGAGACATTCAATGGGCTTTCTAAGCTGAAAATCCTTCGGCTAAATAAAAACCTGTTAGAGGAACTCCCCCTCGGCAGTTTGGATGACCTTGGCAACCTGGAGGAACTATCCCTACAGGACAATCTTATCACTCATCTCCACCATGACCTGTTCTCCAAGACTTTGAAACTCCAGAAGCTGTTCCTCTCCCACAACAGGCTCACGTCTCTCCCGCAAGGGATCTTCTTAAACGTGCCCCTCCTTTCCAAGATCTCCCTGTATGAAAACCAGTTGGAGAGCCTGGGACCAGGAGTGTTTGGGCCTGTGGCCCTGGAAGAGTTGTGGCTGTATGACAACAGGCTGAGACGCGTGGAGGATGGCGCATTCAGGAACCTGACTCAGCTGCGTCTGCTGGTGCTCAGTCGCAACCAGATCAGCTCTGTGTCCACTGGGGCGTTTGGCGGCTTGGAGCATCTGGAAGAGATATCCCTTCACACTAATCTGCTCACAACCCTGCAAGCTGGGCTTTTCCAAGGTTTGCCAAGTCTGGTCAACATTTCCTTAGAGCACAACTCCATCAGCTCTCTGCCGTCGGGTTTTCTACGAGGCCTGAGCAGCCTGGGAGAGATAGACCTGCGAAATAACTCCTTTCCCAACCTGAAACAGGAGAGCCTGGATGCCCTCGCTATAGCAAAGGACGTTCTACTGCAGCAGAACCCCTGGAGGTGCGACAAGGACATCTTGCCACTGAGAGACTGGCTGAAAAAGCACACATCAAAGACCAACCAAACTCTTGTAGTCTGTGAAACACCTTTCAGTCTGAGCGGTGAGATAATTGTTGAACTGGCAGAAGAGAACTTCCTGCCTCTCAGCTTTACAGAGAACCCCGCGTTGACCCCCGCAGAGACATGGAGAGCATCCCACACTCCTCCAACTTCCTCGCCTGCGCTCAAGGCCACCCCCACATCAGAACACCAGGAGGTCACCAGTGGAGGCCAAGGAGAGACGGGAACAACTTCTAATGATACTTGGATCGCCCTCATCGCCATTGCTGTAGTGGCCGCTGTCATCATCAGCACTGTCCTCGTCGGCTGCAtgtgctggaggaggacgaagagagGCAGGGGAAATATAGGCCGCCGAAGTAAGAACTCTGTGCTGTAG
- the LOC144411433 gene encoding uncharacterized protein LOC144411433, giving the protein MSGGEIVVLCLCLLLKSSLTQNKPCEKETDCPKENQDVFSSSTTEIPRLLRPAVTEVFFVESQIKTIPEAAFVENPQLEKVEFMNTHTTSIQPGAFDGLSNLKHIEISSTPLTLIPVGVFRGLPNLEKIILKLNKLRRLENGLFDGLVTVTELQLHGNEIESIEAGTFDSLENLVMLHLAKNNLSTVSTDWFSKLHKLQTLRLYENQLTTIPDDIFVNLPNLKEIGLQGNQIAALSPNIFPHKDKLNKLLLDSNLLTHLPQGFFIGFPLLKVLTLQKNKLTSLPPVLFGEMPKMTDLSLSQNNLSALPKGIFSPLKKLRKLDLSKNYLVTLDQEHFEGPEKLIELNLQYNRIQSLDADVFERLQSVVTLRLAHNHLRTLPEDIFEPLKKLKKLYLNDNPWHCDLSRRPKRAGNQIVIRGSFVLPHSFPNNDSKNYHGPPNDPTNNHHRYYHNTNHRCTNHHHHTHRYHTRHYHTRHYHTHHYTSNYFAHNHHRVDNNSTHNHHDNYTFNNNSHNHYDYNNTFNNNAHNQCDYNSTYNNNAHNHYDYNSTFNNSHNHYDYNYTFNNNSHNHYDYNNTFNNNAHNQCDYNSTYNNNAHNHYDYNYTFNNNSHNHYDYNYTFNNNSHNHYDYNYIFNNNSHNHYDYNYTFNNNSHNHYDYNYTFNNNSHNHYDYNYTFNNNAHNLYDYNYIFNNNDHNHNDHNYTFNNNSHNHHANNYPTNHPKDKPSSTNHCRDLYLSVGASD; this is encoded by the exons ATGTCAGGAGGAGAAATTGTTGTCCTCTGTCTGTGTTTACTGCTCAAGTCTTCATTGACTCAAAACAAACCGTGTGAAAAGGAAACAGACTGCCCCAAAGAAAACCAGGATGTCTTCAGTTCATCTACAACAGAAATCCCCCGCCTGCTGAGACCAGCTGTGACCGAGGTTTTCTTTGTGGAAAGCCAGATTAAAACAATCCCCGAAGCAGCCTTTGTGGAAAACCCGCAGCTTGAAAAGGTGGAGTTCATGAACACCCACACGACATCCATTCAGCCGGGAGCTTTCGATGGATTGTCGAACCTCAAGCACATTGAGATCTCCAGCACTCCGTTAACGTTGATCCCGGTGGGAGTGTTCAGAGGCCTTCCCAACCTGGAGAAGATCATACTGAAGCTGAACAAGCTCCGCAGGCTGGAGAACGGCCTGTTCGACGGTCTTGTAACAGTGACGGAGTTGCAGTTACACGGGAACGAGATCGAATCGATTGAAGCCGGGACTTTTGATAGTCTGGAGAACCTAGTGATGCTCCATTTGGCCAAAAACAATCTGTCTACCGTATCCACCGACTGGTTCTCAAAACTACACAAACTACAGACGCTGCGGCTTTATGAGAATCAGCTGACCACTATTCCCGATGACATTTTTGTGAATTTGCCAAATTTGAAAGAAATTGGCCTGCAAGGAAACCAAATAGCAGCCCTGTCACCTAATATTTTTCCACATAAAGACAAACTAAATAAGCTGCTTTTGGATAGTAATCTTCTGACTCATTTACCTCAAGGATTCTTCATTGGTTTCCCTCTGCTCAAAGTGCTGACTCTACAGAAGAATAAACTGACAAGTCTACCACCTGTGCTTTTTGGAGAAATGCCTAAAATGACAGATTTAAGTCTGAGTCAAAATAATCTCAGCGCTCTTCCTAAAGGAATATTCAGCCCTCTGAAGAAACTCAGGAAATTAGATCTGTCTAAGAATTACCTTGTCACCTTGGACCAAGAGCACTTTGAAGGTCCTGAGAAGCTCATTGAGCTCAATCTACAGTACAACAGGATACAGTCGCTGGACGCAGATGTGTTTGAAAGGCTACAATCAGTGGTGACACTCAGGTTGGCTCACAACCACCTGCGGACGCTTCCTGAGGATATTTTTGAGCCCTTAAAAAAGCTGAAGAAGCTTTATCTCAATGACAACCCGTGGCACTGCGACT TATCCAGACGACCTAAAAGGGCAGGAAATCAAATCGTTATCCGAGGATCGTTTGTATTGCCCCACTCCTTCCCCAACAACGACTCCAAGAACTACCACGGCCCTCCCAACGACCcaaccaacaaccaccaccgCTACTACCACAACACCAACCACCGCTGcaccaaccaccaccaccacacccaCCGCTACCACACCCGCCACTACCACACCCGCCACTACCACACCCACCACTACACTTCCAACTACTTTGCCCACAACCACCACCGCGTTGACAACAATTCCACCCACAACCACCATGACAACTACACCTTCAACAACAATTCCCACAACCATTATGACTACAACAACACCTTCAACAACAATGCCCACAACCAGTGTGACTACAACTCCACCTACAACAACAATGCTCACAACCATTATGACTACAACTCCACCTTCAACAATTCCCACAACCACTATGACTACAACTACACCTTCAACAACAATTCCCACAACCATTATGACTACAACAACACCTTCAACAACAATGCCCACAACCAGTGTGACTACAACTCCACCTACAACAACAATGCTCACAACCATTATGACTACAACTACACCTTCAACAACAATTCCCACAACCATTATGACTACAACTACACCTTCAACAACAATTCCCACAACCATTATGACTACAACTACATCTTCAACAACAATTCCCACAACCATTATGACTACAACTACACCTTCAACAACAATTCCCACAACCATTATGACTACAACTACACCTTCAACAACAATTCCCACAACCATTATGACTACAACTACACTTTTAACAACAATGCTCACAACTTGTATGACTACAACTACATCTTCAACAACAACGACCACAACCACAATGACCACAACTACACCTTCAACAACAATTCCCACAACCACCACGCTAACAATTACCCAACCAACCACCCAAAAGACAAGCCCTCCTCCACAAACCACTGCAGAGATCTTTACCTGTCCGTTGGGGCCAGTGACTGA